One genomic window of Streptomonospora nanhaiensis includes the following:
- a CDS encoding septum formation family protein gives MPSTTMRPRIVRVAATAAVAAAGLTLSGCGMLASLQGGSVFTLEVGDCLAEPLGMTEISEIETAECSQPHESEVFASVMMEDGEYPGDEAVATEAEETCMSEFETFVGMPYMESELDMDMLHPTQESWDSMDDREILCIIYDPAGQTTGSLSGAAR, from the coding sequence ATGCCTTCGACGACCATGCGCCCGCGTATCGTTCGGGTCGCCGCCACCGCCGCCGTCGCCGCCGCCGGCCTGACCCTGTCCGGGTGCGGCATGCTGGCGAGCCTCCAGGGTGGCAGCGTGTTCACCCTTGAGGTGGGCGACTGCCTGGCCGAGCCGCTGGGCATGACCGAGATCTCCGAGATCGAGACCGCCGAGTGCAGCCAGCCCCACGAGTCCGAGGTCTTCGCCAGCGTCATGATGGAGGACGGCGAGTACCCCGGCGACGAGGCCGTGGCCACCGAGGCCGAGGAGACCTGCATGTCGGAGTTCGAGACCTTCGTGGGCATGCCCTACATGGAGTCCGAGCTGGACATGGACATGCTGCACCCGACCCAGGAGTCCTGGGACTCCATGGACGACCGCGAGATCCTCTGCATCATCTACGACCCCGCCGGCCAGACCACCGGCAGCCTGTCGGGCGCGGCCCGCTAG
- a CDS encoding anti-sigma factor domain-containing protein, producing MAAAATALALVLGGAVGAMGVRMQQMREHTAEVERLLAASDASVRDAPPRRRRRAGQRGDLPAQRHRAGHGRGPAPAPEGMGYQLWYVEDSGTRSAGMLADTGGGMYSGMARGLGSAERIGISLEPAGGMPEPSHDPMTVEL from the coding sequence GTGGCCGCCGCCGCGACCGCGCTGGCGCTGGTCTTGGGCGGCGCGGTGGGGGCGATGGGCGTCCGCATGCAGCAGATGCGGGAGCACACCGCCGAGGTCGAGCGGCTGCTGGCGGCCTCCGACGCCAGTGTGCGCGACGCCCCCCCTCGACGGCGGCGACGCGCGGGCCAGCGTGGTGACCTCCCAGCGCAGCGGCACCGTGCTGGTCATGGTCGAGGGCCTGCCCCGGCTCCCGAGGGCATGGGCTACCAGTTGTGGTACGTCGAGGACTCCGGTACGCGCTCGGCGGGGATGCTGGCGGACACGGGTGGCGGCATGTACTCCGGCATGGCCCGGGGTCTGGGCTCCGCCGAGCGGATCGGCATCAGTCTGGAGCCGGCCGGCGGCATGCCCGAGCCGAGCCACGACCCGATGACCGTGGAGCTGTAG
- a CDS encoding molybdopterin-dependent oxidoreductase — protein sequence MLSAGAAAGGRLYAERRPTAAEQAGAVRLPRPDSPAPPLPDGVELDVEGVAPFYTPVADFYTVHTALAVPQVDAGRWRLRVHGRGVRPREYTYAQLLERSDLMERDITLACVSNPVGGDLVGNARWIGVPLAALLREAGVRAPGAGGPADQLVARSEDGMTIGTPVEDLLDGRDALLALGMNGRPLTAEHGFPARMVVPGLYGYVSACKWITEMELTTFAAFDAYWVPRGWSERGPVKTQSRIDTPRAGASVGAGTVPVAGVAWAQNTGVSAVEVRVDDGPWLPARLAAEDTADTWRQWVLEWTARPGRHRLRVRARDRDGRWQTAQEAPPAPDGASGHHTVEVTVT from the coding sequence GTGCTCTCGGCCGGGGCGGCCGCCGGCGGCCGGCTGTACGCCGAGCGGCGCCCGACAGCGGCCGAGCAGGCCGGCGCGGTCCGGCTGCCCCGCCCCGACTCCCCGGCGCCGCCGCTGCCCGACGGCGTGGAACTCGACGTCGAGGGGGTGGCGCCCTTCTACACCCCTGTCGCCGACTTCTACACGGTGCACACCGCGCTGGCGGTGCCCCAGGTCGACGCCGGGCGCTGGCGGCTGCGCGTCCACGGCCGGGGCGTGCGCCCGCGTGAGTACACCTACGCCCAGTTGCTGGAGCGCTCCGACCTGATGGAGCGCGACATCACCCTGGCGTGCGTGTCCAACCCGGTGGGCGGCGACCTGGTGGGCAACGCCCGCTGGATCGGGGTGCCGCTGGCGGCGCTGCTGCGCGAGGCCGGGGTGCGTGCGCCCGGCGCGGGCGGCCCCGCCGACCAGCTGGTCGCCCGCTCCGAGGACGGCATGACCATCGGCACCCCGGTGGAGGACCTGCTCGACGGCCGCGACGCGCTCCTCGCCCTGGGCATGAACGGCCGGCCGCTCACCGCCGAGCACGGATTCCCCGCCCGGATGGTGGTTCCCGGCCTCTACGGGTATGTCTCGGCGTGCAAGTGGATCACCGAGATGGAGCTGACGACATTCGCCGCCTTCGACGCCTACTGGGTGCCCCGGGGATGGTCCGAGCGCGGACCGGTCAAGACCCAGTCGCGCATCGACACCCCCCGCGCGGGCGCCTCGGTCGGCGCGGGCACGGTGCCCGTGGCCGGCGTGGCCTGGGCGCAGAACACCGGGGTGTCGGCGGTCGAGGTGCGTGTGGACGACGGCCCGTGGCTCCCGGCGCGCCTGGCGGCCGAGGACACGGCCGACACCTGGCGCCAGTGGGTACTGGAGTGGACGGCGCGGCCCGGCCGGCACCGGCTCAGGGTGCGGGCGCGCGACCGCGACGGCCGGTGGCAGACCGCCCAGGAGGCCCCGCCGGCGCCCGACGGCGCGAGCGGCCACCACACCGTCGAGGTGACCGTGACCTGA
- a CDS encoding ROK family transcriptional regulator encodes MTDVEVTPGSQAALRRANQQRVVDALRSGGTLTQAEIARGTGLSPASVSNIVRNLRAAGTVSVRETSSNGRRARAVTLIRPPGAVVAIDFTLTAITAALGDSEGGVLAREAIAYDVAGDPERGVRRAVWLVETLLGRVRVDRRTVVAATAAVPGPVDLATGEIGAITCMPRWAGFRPGEALGLRLGVPVTAENDANLCALAEMADGAGQGREHVVYVRLGQGVGAGIVVGGALFRGAGGTAGEIGHIGLDERGQVCRCGNRGCLETVLGAPYLLDMLPHQGEGAPRSVAELVAAAEKGDPGCRRIVAEAGSALGRALGVLANTFNPELVLLGGELTEAGEALQEPVRRSMELGTLGSALARLRIERGRLGDDAALRGALLLAARAAANM; translated from the coding sequence GTGACCGATGTGGAGGTGACTCCCGGCTCCCAGGCGGCGCTGCGGCGGGCCAACCAGCAGCGCGTGGTCGACGCGCTACGCAGTGGCGGCACGCTGACCCAGGCCGAGATCGCGCGCGGCACGGGGCTGTCCCCGGCCAGCGTCTCCAACATCGTACGCAACCTGCGCGCGGCCGGGACGGTGTCGGTGCGCGAGACCTCCTCCAACGGCCGCCGCGCCCGCGCGGTCACCCTCATCCGCCCGCCCGGCGCCGTGGTCGCGATCGACTTCACGCTGACCGCCATCACCGCCGCCCTGGGCGACAGCGAGGGCGGCGTACTGGCGCGCGAGGCCATCGCCTACGACGTCGCCGGCGACCCCGAGCGCGGTGTGCGGCGCGCGGTGTGGCTGGTCGAGACCCTGCTGGGCCGCGTGCGGGTGGACCGGCGGACCGTGGTGGCGGCCACCGCCGCCGTGCCCGGCCCCGTCGACCTCGCCACCGGCGAGATCGGCGCCATCACCTGCATGCCCCGCTGGGCCGGCTTCCGCCCGGGCGAGGCGCTGGGCCTGCGGCTGGGGGTTCCGGTCACCGCCGAGAACGACGCCAACCTGTGCGCCCTGGCCGAGATGGCCGACGGTGCCGGCCAGGGCCGCGAGCACGTCGTCTACGTGCGGCTGGGCCAGGGCGTGGGCGCCGGGATCGTGGTGGGCGGCGCGCTGTTCCGCGGCGCCGGGGGCACGGCCGGCGAGATCGGCCACATCGGCCTGGACGAGCGCGGCCAGGTGTGCCGCTGCGGCAACCGGGGCTGCCTGGAGACCGTGCTGGGGGCGCCCTACCTGCTGGACATGCTGCCCCACCAGGGCGAGGGCGCGCCCCGGAGCGTGGCCGAACTGGTGGCCGCGGCCGAGAAGGGCGACCCCGGCTGCCGGCGCATCGTCGCCGAGGCGGGCTCGGCGCTGGGCCGCGCCCTGGGGGTGCTGGCCAACACGTTCAACCCCGAGCTGGTGCTCCTCGGCGGGGAGCTGACCGAGGCGGGGGAGGCGCTGCAGGAGCCGGTGCGCCGCTCCATGGAGCTGGGCACGCTGGGCAGCGCGTTGGCGCGGCTGCGGATCGAGCGCGGCCGCCTGGGCGACGACGCGGCCCTGCGGGGCGCGTTGCTGCTGGCCGCGCGGGCCGCCGCGAACATGTAG
- a CDS encoding ABC transporter substrate-binding protein, which translates to MNKRSGYSFRPALGAAAALSALALVVSGCGATTTGTGEEGGDASVEEGFKVGLLLPESKTARYEEFDKPLFEQALQELCENCELLYQNADQETSKQQSQAEAMLTDGVDVLVLDAVDSEAAAGIVNNAQSQGVPVVAYDRLAEGGVDYYVSFDNHRVGQVQAEALLAALEEEGGSGEPQIVMINGAPTDPNAGDFKDGAHEVFEGQVEIAAEYDTPEWSPDQAQTEMEQAITSVGADNIDGVYVANDGMAAGVVAALKSAGVDDLPPITGQDAEIAGVQRIISGEQYMTVYKAIEPEARTAAEMAVAAATGEEYQAGEGVELTEVEDNDGNTIPAVLIEPVPVTVDEVQDTVVADGFYTVEEICTEEYADTDFCQEAQAE; encoded by the coding sequence TTGAACAAGCGAAGCGGGTACTCGTTCCGCCCCGCGCTCGGCGCGGCGGCGGCGCTGTCGGCACTGGCCCTGGTCGTCTCCGGCTGCGGCGCCACCACCACCGGCACCGGTGAGGAGGGCGGCGACGCCAGCGTCGAGGAGGGCTTCAAGGTCGGCCTGCTCCTGCCGGAGTCCAAGACCGCCAGGTACGAGGAGTTCGACAAGCCCCTCTTCGAGCAGGCGCTCCAGGAGCTGTGCGAGAACTGCGAGCTGCTGTACCAGAACGCCGACCAGGAGACCTCCAAGCAGCAGTCCCAGGCCGAGGCCATGCTCACCGACGGCGTGGACGTGCTCGTGCTCGACGCCGTGGACTCCGAGGCCGCCGCCGGGATCGTCAACAACGCCCAGAGCCAGGGCGTGCCCGTCGTGGCCTACGACCGGCTCGCCGAGGGCGGCGTCGACTACTACGTCTCCTTCGACAACCACCGCGTGGGCCAGGTCCAGGCCGAGGCGCTGCTGGCGGCCCTGGAGGAGGAGGGCGGCAGCGGCGAGCCCCAGATCGTCATGATCAACGGCGCGCCCACCGACCCCAACGCCGGCGACTTCAAGGACGGCGCCCACGAGGTCTTCGAGGGCCAGGTCGAGATCGCCGCCGAGTACGACACCCCCGAGTGGTCGCCCGACCAGGCCCAGACCGAGATGGAGCAGGCCATCACCTCGGTGGGCGCCGACAACATCGACGGCGTCTACGTCGCCAACGACGGCATGGCCGCCGGCGTCGTGGCCGCGCTCAAGAGCGCCGGAGTGGACGACCTGCCGCCCATCACCGGCCAGGACGCCGAGATCGCGGGCGTGCAGCGCATCATCTCCGGCGAGCAGTACATGACCGTCTACAAGGCGATCGAGCCCGAGGCGCGCACGGCAGCGGAGATGGCGGTGGCCGCCGCCACCGGCGAGGAGTACCAGGCCGGCGAGGGCGTGGAGCTGACCGAGGTCGAGGACAACGACGGCAACACCATCCCGGCCGTGCTCATCGAGCCGGTGCCGGTGACCGTGGACGAGGTCCAGGACACGGTGGTGGCCGACGGGTTCTACACCGTCGAGGAGATCTGCACCGAGGAGTACGCCGACACCGACTTCTGCCAGGAGGCGCAGGCGGAGTAG
- a CDS encoding ATP-binding cassette domain-containing protein — MSTPVLELSGISKRFGAVQALDQVDLRVAPGEVVALLGDNGAGKSTLVKVIAGVNPADSGDILWEGRPVSIGRPGDAQRLGIATIYQDLALCDNLDIVANLFLGVEKSAAGILNEVEMERRALKLLDSLSVKMPSLRVPVASLSGGQRQIIAIARSLLGEPKVVMLDEPTAALGVAQTAQVLDLIERLRDRGLGVILISHNMADVRAVADRAVVLRLGRNAGDFPVEDTSYEEIVAAITGAADNPVSRRSGRASVGRTEEA; from the coding sequence TTGAGCACACCAGTCCTGGAACTGTCCGGGATATCCAAGAGATTCGGCGCCGTACAGGCACTCGACCAGGTCGACCTGCGGGTCGCGCCCGGTGAGGTGGTCGCCCTGCTGGGCGACAACGGCGCCGGGAAGTCCACCCTCGTCAAGGTCATCGCCGGGGTGAACCCGGCCGACAGCGGCGACATCCTCTGGGAGGGCAGGCCGGTCTCCATCGGCCGGCCCGGCGACGCCCAGCGCCTGGGGATCGCCACCATCTACCAGGACCTCGCCCTGTGCGACAACCTCGACATCGTCGCCAACCTGTTCCTGGGCGTCGAGAAGTCGGCCGCCGGGATACTCAACGAGGTCGAGATGGAGCGCCGGGCGCTGAAGCTGCTGGACTCGCTGTCGGTGAAGATGCCGAGCCTGCGGGTCCCGGTCGCCTCGCTGTCGGGCGGCCAGCGGCAGATCATCGCCATCGCCCGCTCGCTGCTGGGCGAGCCCAAGGTGGTCATGCTCGACGAGCCCACCGCCGCCCTGGGGGTGGCCCAGACCGCCCAGGTGCTCGACCTCATCGAGCGGCTGCGCGACCGCGGCCTGGGCGTGATCCTCATCAGCCACAACATGGCCGACGTGCGCGCCGTGGCCGACCGCGCCGTCGTCCTGCGCCTGGGGCGCAACGCCGGCGACTTCCCGGTGGAGGACACCAGCTACGAGGAGATCGTGGCGGCCATCACCGGTGCGGCCGACAATCCGGTCTCGCGGCGCTCCGGGCGCGCGTCGGTGGGCCGGACGGAGGAGGCGTGA
- a CDS encoding sugar ABC transporter permease, giving the protein MAQQTPITGKTGKAGRKPDAVGVEPDPRLLVTQTSPPGLAAAALRRIRGGELGPLPVIVGLIVICAVFQLMHERFLSPQNLSNLTVQVAAVGLMTTGVIMVLLLGEIDLSIGSVAGASASVLAVLAVRMGVSEWLAILAAIGTGLAIGILHGTVFAKIGVPAFVVTLAGLLGWQGVQLQLLGSDGTINISDSGAIAALTQTFFVPAFGWGIAVVVVATFLVFTLLGERRRAAAGLPAKPPVEIAVRTLALAVPVFGAVFVLNQFKGVPLAFLIFVGFVVAFDLILRKTRYGRMVFAVGGGAEAARRAGINVDAVRISVFALASMLSAMGGIILVSRSFSASLDTAAGEELMMAIAAAVIGGTSLFGGRGNAYSALLGGLVLGAITSGLYLLQMGTPVRFMITALVLLVAVTLDAVSRRTRRTHARGG; this is encoded by the coding sequence ATGGCACAGCAGACACCCATCACCGGAAAGACCGGCAAGGCCGGCCGGAAGCCCGACGCGGTCGGGGTCGAGCCCGACCCCCGGCTGCTCGTCACCCAGACGTCCCCGCCCGGCCTGGCCGCGGCGGCGCTGCGCCGCATCCGCGGCGGCGAACTGGGGCCGCTGCCGGTGATCGTCGGCCTCATCGTCATCTGCGCGGTGTTCCAGCTCATGCACGAGCGGTTCCTCTCGCCGCAGAACCTGTCCAACCTGACGGTGCAGGTGGCGGCCGTGGGCCTGATGACCACCGGCGTCATCATGGTGCTGCTGCTGGGCGAGATCGACCTGTCCATCGGGTCGGTGGCCGGGGCCTCGGCCTCGGTGCTGGCCGTGCTGGCGGTGCGCATGGGCGTGTCGGAGTGGCTGGCGATCCTGGCCGCCATCGGCACCGGCCTGGCCATCGGCATCCTGCACGGCACGGTCTTCGCCAAGATCGGCGTACCGGCCTTCGTGGTCACCCTGGCCGGCCTGCTGGGCTGGCAGGGCGTGCAGTTGCAGCTGCTGGGCAGCGACGGCACGATCAACATCAGCGACAGCGGCGCGATCGCCGCCCTCACCCAGACGTTCTTCGTGCCCGCCTTCGGCTGGGGCATCGCCGTCGTGGTGGTGGCGACCTTCCTGGTGTTCACCCTGCTGGGGGAGCGCCGCCGGGCCGCCGCCGGGCTGCCGGCCAAGCCGCCCGTGGAGATCGCGGTGCGCACGCTGGCCCTGGCCGTGCCGGTGTTCGGGGCCGTGTTCGTCCTCAACCAGTTCAAGGGCGTGCCGCTGGCGTTCCTCATCTTCGTGGGGTTCGTCGTGGCCTTCGACCTGATCCTGCGCAAGACCCGCTACGGCCGGATGGTCTTCGCGGTGGGCGGCGGCGCCGAGGCGGCCCGCCGGGCCGGCATCAACGTCGACGCGGTGCGCATCTCGGTGTTCGCGCTGGCCTCCATGCTCTCGGCGATGGGCGGCATCATCCTGGTGTCGCGGTCGTTCTCGGCCAGCCTGGACACCGCCGCCGGCGAGGAGCTGATGATGGCCATCGCCGCCGCGGTGATCGGCGGCACCAGCCTCTTCGGCGGGCGCGGCAACGCCTACTCGGCGCTGCTGGGCGGCCTGGTGCTGGGCGCCATCACCTCGGGCCTGTACCTGCTGCAGATGGGCACCCCGGTGCGGTTCATGATCACCGCGCTGGTGCTGCTGGTGGCGGTCACCCTCGACGCGGTCTCGCGCCGCACCCGCCGCACCCACGCCCGGGGCGGCTGA